CCTGTTCTCAATATGATCGCTATCAGTTCAGCATTAGATAGTCCTTCAGATCCAGCAAGTTTCATACGCTCTCGAGGCCTCAACACACCATAACCCCCTTGAGTAAAGATAATTCCAAACATCGTAAATTGGTAAACCTATTACTACATATGGATCACCGATGATCGACTCCACGAAAACCGCTCCAATATCCTGTAGACCATACGAACCCGCCTTCCCAGAGGAAAACTTCGAAGCATAAAAGGAAACGAAATCCATGGAGACCTCTCTGAACTTGACCTTGGCAGATTTCAGCTTCATCCACACCTCGTGCTCACTCACGATGGCAACAGCAGTGTGAACTTGATGCCATTTTCCCATCAATTTGCAAAGTTGCTGTTGAGCTTCATCCACACTGGCAGGTTTACCGATGGTCTCGCCATCTAGGTCAACAACTGTGTCAGCTGCTATAACGATGGCATTTTCTCTAACTTCAAAAACCTTTGTTGCCTTCATCAAAGCAAGTTTTTCAGCTGTCTCTTGCGGTGTTGTGAAATTTGGTTCTTCTATGTTCGGATCAACGATTTCAAACTCGTTCACCATCGTTCTCAGTATTTGTATTCTTCTTGGTGATGTCGAAGCCAAAACTATTCTTCGCACGTTTCACCACTCTTTCTGTCAGATACGCATTCAGAATCGCACCAGGTACACCGAAGATCAGCATCTGGGGTAAAACTACCAAAAAAGTCCAACTTTTTATTAGCAAAGCACCGATCATTGACTGAGTTATGTTGTTCACAACGCTGCCAATGATACTCACACCTACCAAACCGAAGATGAATGTTCTATAAACCAGAACTTCCACTAAAGCTGACGTTGTAGATCCCGCGATTGACATAAGGGAAATTACATTGAACAATCGTCCGGTGATTAAAGAACCAAGAACACTTTTCAAAAGAGCAACCATTAAAACTGTTCCCCAGTCGAAAAGAGTCACAGCAATGAGGACAACC
This window of the Pseudothermotoga sp. genome carries:
- a CDS encoding Maf family nucleotide pyrophosphatase; the protein is MRRIVLASTSPRRIQILRTMVNEFEIVDPNIEEPNFTTPQETAEKLALMKATKVFEVRENAIVIAADTVVDLDGETIGKPASVDEAQQQLCKLMGKWHQVHTAVAIVSEHEVWMKLKSAKVKFREVSMDFVSFYASKFSSGKAGSYGLQDIGAVFVESIIGDPYVVIGLPIYDVWNYLYSRGLWCVEASRAYETCWI
- a CDS encoding Gx transporter family protein, coding for MKSQKLALISSLASFGAVVYFLETFIPFPLPFGRWGLSNLVVLIAVTLFDWGTVLMVALLKSVLGSLITGRLFNVISLMSIAGSTTSALVEVLVYRTFIFGLVGVSIIGSVVNNITQSMIGALLIKSWTFLVVLPQMLIFGVPGAILNAYLTERVVKRAKNSFGFDITKKNTNTENDGERV